In Stieleria varia, one genomic interval encodes:
- a CDS encoding UbiD family decarboxylase, whose amino-acid sequence MKHRSTRDVVDDLRAGDRLIQVDDSVDPNLEMAEIQRRVYASGGPGLLFTQVCGCAFPMASNLFGSLEQARYLFRDTLESVRRVIEVKLDPSALPKHPLRYAGVPLTALRMLPKFARSGPVAQNSITVSQLPQLKCWPDDGGGFVTLPQVLSEDPLAIGNLMRVNLGMYRVQLSGNEYTDDEVGLHYQIHRGIGVHHKAALAQFDPLRVAVTVGGSPAMTLAAVMPLPEGLTELTFAGALAGRRIKMIRGEHAPVYADADFAIVGRINPKVTKPEGPFGDHLGYYSLKHPFPVMQVDRVWHRDGAIWPFTVVGRPPQEDTTFGQLIHELTDPIIPTVIPGVKAVHAVDAAGVHPLLLAIGSERYMPYLDAPAPAELLTQANAILGNGQLSLAKYLWITDDPKNELDIHDIERFIQWVLMRVDWRRDLHFQTQTTIDTLDYSGSGFNRGSKLVTAAIGAPIRDLAGELPSGMQLPDGFTDPRIVMPGVLAVGAPKYSEQRGADDARRFSAAFNSDSSINRFPLITLMDDSEFAAASIKNWLWATFTRSNPATDVSGIDAETVSKHWGCRGSLVIDARFKPWQAPPVIEDKETISKVDARAARGGPLARYL is encoded by the coding sequence GTGAAACACCGCAGCACTCGAGATGTCGTCGATGACCTTCGCGCCGGTGATCGACTCATTCAGGTGGACGATTCAGTCGACCCGAACTTGGAGATGGCCGAAATCCAGCGACGTGTCTACGCGTCCGGTGGTCCTGGGCTGTTGTTCACACAAGTCTGCGGATGTGCGTTTCCGATGGCTTCCAATCTGTTCGGTTCGTTGGAACAAGCCCGCTACCTGTTTCGTGACACTTTGGAGTCGGTCAGGCGGGTGATCGAAGTCAAGCTGGACCCGTCGGCCTTGCCCAAGCATCCGTTACGGTATGCGGGCGTTCCCCTGACCGCATTGCGAATGCTGCCCAAATTCGCTCGCAGTGGTCCGGTCGCTCAGAACTCCATCACGGTGTCGCAGCTACCACAACTGAAATGCTGGCCCGACGACGGCGGCGGTTTCGTGACGCTGCCTCAGGTGCTGAGCGAAGACCCGTTGGCGATCGGCAATCTGATGCGAGTGAATCTGGGCATGTATCGTGTTCAGTTGTCGGGCAATGAATACACAGACGACGAGGTCGGATTGCACTATCAGATCCACCGCGGGATCGGCGTGCATCACAAAGCCGCGTTGGCCCAGTTTGACCCGCTACGCGTGGCCGTCACCGTGGGCGGTTCCCCCGCGATGACTTTGGCAGCCGTGATGCCGTTGCCGGAGGGCTTGACCGAACTCACCTTTGCCGGCGCCCTGGCTGGTCGACGTATCAAGATGATCCGTGGCGAGCACGCACCTGTCTATGCCGATGCGGACTTTGCCATCGTCGGTCGCATCAATCCCAAGGTCACCAAGCCGGAAGGCCCGTTCGGTGATCACTTGGGTTATTACAGCCTAAAGCATCCGTTCCCTGTGATGCAAGTCGACCGGGTGTGGCACCGAGACGGAGCCATCTGGCCCTTCACCGTCGTGGGCCGACCACCGCAAGAAGACACGACGTTTGGTCAGTTGATCCATGAGCTGACCGATCCGATCATTCCGACGGTGATCCCGGGTGTGAAAGCCGTCCATGCGGTCGATGCCGCCGGCGTGCATCCGTTGTTGTTGGCGATCGGCAGCGAACGTTACATGCCGTACTTGGACGCACCGGCACCGGCGGAGTTGTTGACACAAGCCAACGCGATTTTGGGCAATGGCCAGTTGTCGTTGGCAAAGTACCTGTGGATCACGGACGACCCCAAGAACGAACTGGACATTCACGACATCGAGCGGTTCATCCAATGGGTGTTGATGCGAGTGGACTGGCGACGTGACTTGCATTTCCAGACGCAGACCACGATCGATACGTTGGACTATTCGGGCAGTGGTTTCAATCGCGGCTCTAAACTTGTTACTGCTGCGATCGGAGCACCGATTCGAGACCTGGCCGGTGAACTTCCCTCCGGGATGCAACTGCCCGATGGTTTCACTGATCCCCGCATTGTGATGCCCGGCGTATTGGCGGTCGGTGCACCCAAATACAGTGAACAACGTGGGGCGGACGATGCCCGCAGGTTCTCGGCTGCATTCAACAGTGATTCCTCCATCAATCGGTTTCCGCTGATCACACTAATGGACGATAGTGAGTTTGCTGCCGCATCGATCAAGAATTGGTTGTGGGCGACGTTTACTCGCAGCAATCCGGCGACCGACGTGTCCGGGATCGATGCCGAAACGGTGTCCAAGCATTGGGGGTGCCGTGGATCACTGGTGATCGACGCGAGGTTCAAGCCTTGGCAAGCACCGCCGGTGATCGAAGACAAAGAAACGATTTCGAAAGTCGACGCGCGCGCCGCACGTGGCGGTCCTCTGGCTCGATATCTCTAA
- a CDS encoding SDR family NAD(P)-dependent oxidoreductase — MNAPAPSLQSVFGCQHPVALITGSGAPRVGRAIAIELAAHGCYIALHANSSVDEAHQVARSLTDEFGVEVIVTSGSLAGDSTAEDIVGQSADHFGRIDIVVNSAAIWSPTPLNEVTPDEIRRYVDINTIGSFMTARAAANRMSNQPTGGSIVNIGDWATVRPYLDHAAYFPSKGAVEVMTRSLAVEFAQWNSKIRVNCVQPGPVLLADDVPAPQQQKLAKSTLSGRIGTAQHVAHAVRFLCENDFVNGVCLPVDGGRTIYAPDGLQVGMNTG, encoded by the coding sequence ATGAATGCCCCGGCACCCTCCTTGCAATCGGTTTTTGGTTGTCAGCACCCCGTGGCGTTGATCACGGGCAGCGGTGCGCCGCGGGTCGGCCGCGCGATCGCCATCGAACTGGCAGCGCACGGATGCTACATCGCATTGCATGCCAACAGCAGTGTCGACGAAGCCCATCAGGTTGCACGGTCACTGACCGACGAGTTTGGCGTGGAGGTGATCGTTACCTCTGGTTCGTTGGCGGGTGACTCGACGGCGGAAGACATTGTCGGACAGTCTGCCGATCATTTCGGCCGCATCGATATCGTTGTCAACAGTGCAGCGATCTGGTCGCCGACACCACTGAACGAAGTGACCCCGGATGAGATCCGACGATACGTGGACATCAACACGATCGGATCGTTCATGACCGCGCGCGCGGCGGCAAACCGCATGTCCAACCAACCGACCGGCGGATCGATCGTGAACATCGGCGACTGGGCCACCGTGCGTCCCTACTTGGATCATGCCGCATACTTTCCCAGCAAGGGAGCGGTGGAAGTCATGACGCGGAGTTTAGCGGTGGAGTTTGCGCAGTGGAACTCCAAGATTCGCGTCAACTGTGTCCAGCCGGGGCCGGTTTTGTTGGCCGATGATGTTCCAGCACCACAGCAGCAGAAGCTTGCCAAGAGCACGTTGAGCGGGCGGATCGGTACGGCACAGCATGTCGCGCATGCGGTTCGTTTCTTGTGCGAAAACGATTTTGTCAACGGCGTGTGTTTGCCCGTCGATGGCGGGCGTACGATTTACGCACCCGACGGTCTGCAAGTCGGCATGAATACGGGATAG
- a CDS encoding M20 family metallopeptidase: MDLLSECIGRLRRMIAFPSVSNVSNSDITDWIQHDLVQLGFDVERTSYVDGKGQTKCNLIARRGPSSESGGLAYFAHSDVVPAADWTGPGGDPFVPMQHDDRIYGRGACDMKGSLATMLSAASSFDARAQHAPLWIVVTADEEVGFDGANHIVQHSAAYRELVSAQPVSIIGEPTSLGVVHAHKGIAGAKITSRGRAAHSSTRLGANANEAIVPILNTLLELCHKTRQQSEYLHERFDPPDLSWNFGVSDHATAVNITPALSTAWVCFRSMPGIDGRDLLQTLRDQCDELGLSLSEMPGSGPLWTDPEAPCVQAFCELAGGEPKTVCYGTDGGVLTELTRRIVCGPGDIAQAHTSDEWISLDQLQRGIELYSKAITRWCVKPS, from the coding sequence ATGGATCTTCTCAGCGAGTGCATCGGACGTCTACGGCGGATGATTGCATTCCCATCGGTCAGCAATGTCAGCAACTCGGACATCACGGATTGGATCCAGCACGATCTGGTCCAACTCGGATTCGACGTCGAACGAACCTCCTACGTCGATGGCAAAGGCCAGACCAAGTGCAACTTGATCGCGCGACGTGGCCCATCATCCGAATCCGGCGGACTGGCCTACTTTGCCCATTCCGATGTCGTTCCCGCAGCCGATTGGACCGGTCCCGGCGGCGATCCCTTTGTTCCGATGCAACACGATGACCGAATCTACGGTCGCGGTGCCTGCGACATGAAAGGCTCCCTGGCGACCATGCTGTCCGCAGCAAGCAGCTTTGACGCCCGTGCTCAGCATGCACCGCTTTGGATCGTCGTGACGGCTGACGAGGAAGTCGGCTTTGACGGAGCGAATCATATCGTACAGCACTCGGCCGCCTATCGCGAATTGGTCAGCGCCCAGCCGGTCTCCATCATCGGCGAGCCGACTTCGCTGGGCGTCGTCCACGCGCACAAAGGAATCGCCGGTGCCAAGATCACCAGCAGGGGACGCGCCGCACACAGTTCGACACGCTTAGGTGCCAATGCCAACGAAGCGATCGTGCCGATCCTGAACACCTTGCTGGAACTGTGTCACAAAACGCGACAGCAGTCAGAGTACCTACATGAAAGGTTTGATCCCCCGGACCTCTCTTGGAATTTCGGTGTCAGCGATCACGCCACCGCCGTCAACATCACTCCCGCTCTCAGCACCGCCTGGGTCTGCTTTCGTTCGATGCCCGGCATCGATGGCCGGGATCTGCTGCAGACGTTGCGTGATCAATGCGACGAACTCGGCTTGTCGCTCTCCGAGATGCCCGGCAGTGGACCGTTGTGGACCGACCCCGAGGCACCTTGCGTCCAAGCGTTCTGTGAACTTGCCGGCGGTGAACCGAAAACCGTTTGTTACGGCACCGATGGCGGCGTGTTGACCGAGTTGACTCGACGCATCGTGTGCGGCCCCGGCGACATCGCGCAAGCACACACGAGCGACGAATGGATCAGTTTGGATCAGTTGCAACGCGGGATCGAGCTGTACAGCAAAGCCATCACGCGTTGGTGTGTGAAACCAAGCTAA